The region ACGTCAGGCGAAGGAGCTGCTGACCTACTTTCAGGCTGTTGCCGATCGCGTCGAGCTTGCCATCGTGCTTGATGCAAGTGTGGCGACGCTTCCGGCTGAGGTTGTCGTTGAGCTTGCAGCGCATCCGCGGATTCTGGGCCTCGTCGATGGCAGGCCGACGGCGGAGCGCATTGCGCAGATCAGGCAGGCGACTGCGGCCATTAAGCATGAGGTCACGGTGACTCCTGTCTTTGCAGCGGTGACGCGGCGCATGCTGGCTCCGGAGGAGAACCCGGCGATGTTGTCGGTCAAACCGCTGGTTGGTGGAGGGACAGCGCTTACCGTACTTCCAGCTACGCCGGGAATTAAGACGCGCACGAAGGTGGTCGGCTTCCAGATGCTTGCCGGCAACACAGCGACGATGCTCGACGCTCTGTTGTCTGGATGCGTCGGCGCTATGCCTGCGTTTGCTGCGAGCGCGCCGCAGGCCACCTACGAGGTGATTGCGGCATGGAAGGATGGCGATCGCGGGCTCGCAGAAGAGAAGCAGCAGCGGCTGCAGGCTGCGGCTCGGTTTCTTGAAGAAGGGATTGGCGTTGCCGGTATTAAATTCGGCTGCGACCTCAACGGCTACTTCGGCGGCTTGCCTCGTCTGCCGCTGTTGCCGCCAAGTGGCGAAGATCGCACACAAATTGAGTCGTTGTTGCAGGGGCTACGCAACTGAACTCTTATACTGGATGAACTGAACCAAGGGAGATATGCAATGAGGCTGTATCAAATGGCGGATGCCGTCCGGTACGAGATGATGAATACCGACGAGCTGCGTGAGACGTTCCTGCTGGAAGGGCTCTTTCAGCCCGGCGAAATCGAACTGGCGTATGTCGATCTCGACCGCACCGTCATTGGCTCGGCTGTGCCGACTAAAGCGGCGCTGAAGCTGGAGACGCAGCCTGAACTGCGCGCCGATTATTTTCTGGAGCGGCGCGAGCTGGGCGTTCTGAACGTTGGCGGAGCCGGATCGGTTGTGGTCGATGGCAAGAGCTTCGATCTCGACAAGCTCGACTGCCTCTATGTTGGACGCGGCTCGAAGGAAGTTTCGTTCACCAGCAAAGATGCGAAGAATCCCGCTAATTTCTACCTACTCAGCTATCCCGCACACGCAGAGTATCCGACGGCGATGGTGAAGTTTGCTGATCTCAAGGGGCTTGAGCTGGGCAGCTTTGAGACGTGCAATAAGCGCACGATCTATAAGGCGATTTATAAAGAGGGAATCAAGAGCTGCCAGTTGGTGA is a window of Edaphobacter dinghuensis DNA encoding:
- a CDS encoding dihydrodipicolinate synthase family protein, whose amino-acid sequence is MLLEGLHLPLTTPFYPDGRLNLRKLEQNVAAYSKTPVSAIAVLSRHGEPTLLSEVETREALQTAIAAAAPEKVLLAGISRDSVRETLAIAEHAATLSYDAVLVAPPSFLQAAFDARQAKELLTYFQAVADRVELAIVLDASVATLPAEVVVELAAHPRILGLVDGRPTAERIAQIRQATAAIKHEVTVTPVFAAVTRRMLAPEENPAMLSVKPLVGGGTALTVLPATPGIKTRTKVVGFQMLAGNTATMLDALLSGCVGAMPAFAASAPQATYEVIAAWKDGDRGLAEEKQQRLQAAARFLEEGIGVAGIKFGCDLNGYFGGLPRLPLLPPSGEDRTQIESLLQGLRN
- the kduI gene encoding 5-dehydro-4-deoxy-D-glucuronate isomerase — protein: MRLYQMADAVRYEMMNTDELRETFLLEGLFQPGEIELAYVDLDRTVIGSAVPTKAALKLETQPELRADYFLERRELGVLNVGGAGSVVVDGKSFDLDKLDCLYVGRGSKEVSFTSKDAKNPANFYLLSYPAHAEYPTAMVKFADLKGLELGSFETCNKRTIYKAIYKEGIKSCQLVMGFTLLAEGSNWNTMPAHTHMRRSEVYFYFDVDPAHRVFHLMGPADATSHLVIADKEVVVSPGWSIHSGVGTKNYGFCWGMGGENQAYDDMDALTIAELR